The following are from one region of the Salmo trutta chromosome 22, fSalTru1.1, whole genome shotgun sequence genome:
- the LOC115158462 gene encoding dimethylaniline monooxygenase [N-oxide-forming] 5, translated as MVRTVAVIGAGPSGLTSIKSCLEEGLEPTCFESSDDIGGLWRFKEHPDPGRANIYQSVIINSSKEMMSYSDFPPPAHLPNNMHHSQLLIYLRLYAETFDLFKHIVFQTTVVSVRQRPDFPVSGQWEVETERTEGQRETQVFDAVMVCTGHFTQPHLPLNDFPGIEEFEGRYLHSWEYRSAEGLQGKRVVVVGIGNSGGDIAVDASRVAEQVYLSTRKGAWVVSRVGAGGLPGDLVGTSRLDKLLQKLFPFWITRMMEKNLNQSFDHRLYGLQPKHGFFAQIPVVNDDLPGRIISGRVLIKPNIREIRGSSVAFEDGSVVDKVDVVVFATGYNYDFPFLPSGLLASSSHRLSLYRNVFPLGLARPSLAVVGFICNLGAINPLAEMQARWATRVFKGLLTLPSEEAMLQDIKRDTSTLQNRFACLERHPLQVDHIPYLDSMAEELGVRPNLLGLLLREPGVGLRVLLGPCTPYQYRLRGPGQWDGARQAILTQWERVAQPFRTRMAAQPESRTRASCSLRLTLTLSGAVLLLTLYTRHSLSSLLSHPTGLLYKMYSPSETMWGWK; from the exons ATGGTGCGTACAGTAGCAGTGATCGGGGCAGGTCCCTCAGGTCTGACCAGCATCAAGAGCTGTCTGGAAGAGGGTCTGGAGCCCACCTGCTTCGAGAGCAGTGATGACATCGGAGGGCTGTGGAGGTTCAAG GAGCATCCAGACCCAGGCAGGGCCAACATCTACCAGTCTGTCATCATCAACAGCTCCAaggaaatgatgtcatacagCGACTTCCCTCCTCCAGCTCACCTGCCCAACAACATGCACCACTCCCAGCTGCTGATCTACCTACGACTTTACGCTGAGACCTTTGACCTCTTCAAGCACATCGTCTTCCAG ACCACTGTGGTGAGTGTGCGACAGAGGCCAGACTTCCCAGTGTCAGGCCAGTgggaggtggagacagagaggacagaaggTCAGAGGGAGACTCAGGTCTTTGATGCTGTGATGGTCTGCACCGGTCACTTTACACAACCACACCTGCCTCTCAATGACTTCCCAG GTATAGAGGAGTTTGAGGGCAGGTACTTGCATAGTTGGGAATATCGCAGTGCTGAGGGGCTGCAGGGGAAGAGGGTGGTGGTGGTCGGGATCGGGAATTCTGGAGGTGACATCGCTGTGGATGCCAGCAGAGTAGCGGAGCAG GTGTACCTCAGCACACGGAAGGGGGCATGGGTGGTCAGCAGGGTGGGGGCAGGGGGCCTGCCAGGTGACCTGGTGGGCACTTCACGATTGGACAAGCTGCTGCAGAAGCTCTTCCCCTTCTGGATTACCAGGATGATGGAGAAGAATCTGAACCAGAGCTTCGACCACAGACTGTACGGCCTACAGCCAAAACACGG GTTCTTTGCCCAGATCCCGGTGGTGAATGATGACCTGCCTGGTCGAATCATCTCTGGTCGTGTTCTGATCAAACCTAACATCAGGGAGATCAGAGGCTCCAGTGTGGCGTTTGAGGACGGCAGCGTTGTggacaag GTGGATGTTGTGGTGTTTGCCACCGGCTACAACTATGACTTTCCCTTCCTGCCTTCGGGTCTGCTGGCTAGTAGCAGTCACCGCCTGTCTCTGTACCGTAATGTGTTCCCCCTTGGGCTGGCTCGGCCCAGTCTGGCTGTAGTGGGCTTCATCTGTAACCTGGGAGCCATCAACCCTCTGGCTGAGATGCAGGCCCGCTGGGCCACCCGGGTCTTTAAAG GGTTACTAACTCTGCCCTCCGAAGAAGCCATGCTGCaggacataaagagagacaccagcACCTTGCAAAACAG gttTGCCTGTTTGGAGCGTCACCCTCTCCAGGTGGACCATATCCCCTACCTGGACTCCATGGCAGAGGAGTTAGGGGTTCGACCCAACCTCCTAGGGCTGCTGCTGAGGGAGCCTGGTGTGGGGCTTCGTGTGCTGCTGGGGCCCTGCACTCCGTACCAGTACCGTCTGAGAGGGCCAGGGCAGTGGGACGGGGCCCGACAGGCTATCCTCACCCAGTGGGAGCGAGTAGCCCAGCCATTCAGGACCAGGATGGCTGCACAACCAGAGAGCAGAACCAGAGCCTCCTGTAGTCTGAGACTGACATTGACCCTGTCTGGCGCTGTTCTCCTACTAACCCTCTATACTAGACACAGTCTCTCATCACTCCTCTCACATCCCACAGGCCTCCTCTATAAGATGTACAGTCCATCTGAGACCATGTGGGGGTGGAAATGA